The Strix aluco isolate bStrAlu1 chromosome Z, bStrAlu1.hap1, whole genome shotgun sequence genome contains a region encoding:
- the TMEM175 gene encoding endosomal/lysosomal proton channel TMEM175: MSTPRAAAPDLGGGAAEPEPVSVRGRELGSSTQPSHRLLAYSDALLSVIATVMILPVAHTKIHPDQKLGESVQQLLLAKIAVYLMTFLIVTVAWAAHVRLFQVIEHIDDVLALLNLACMMIITFLPYTFSLMASFPEVPFGIFLFSVCAVVIGLIQAVIVAYGFYHPHLLNQQIQVSENQNFYKRHILKIILRGPALCFLAAIFSFFFIPLSYVLLGLVIIFPHLTRFVTWCKTKIVGQRDEEEEHHSLETFTFYLSEPLSKERVEAFSDGVYAIVATLLILDICEDNVPDPREVEEKFHGSLLEALSEYGPNYLAYFGSFVTIGLLWFVHHSLFLYVTKATRLMGLLNILSLAFIGGLPLAYQLTSEFAEKSHNEIEAIQISCVITFFASIFQFAIWTTALLHERETLQPFAGYGGKEHAFMFAKLALYPCVSLGAFFLTCLLSEFSTAIFHVMQIVIPFAFLALRIFVRISSTVIKSVMSLSRWKVVLLEEEEACLSPTETLS, translated from the exons ATGTCGACTCCACGGGCCGCGGCGCCGGACCTCGGTGGCGGGGCGGCGGAGCCCGAGCCGGTCTCGGTGCGcggcagggagctggggagcagcacgCAGCCGTCGCACCGGCTGCTGGCCTACAGCGATGCACTGCTCTCCGTCATCGCCACGGTGATG ATTTTGCCTGTGGCTCACACAAAAATACATCCTGATCAG AAACTAGGTGAAAGTGTTCAGCAACTTCTTCTAGCAAAAATTGCGGTCTACTTGATGACCTTCTTAATAGTCACAGTGGCATGGGCAGCTCATGTAAG GTTGTTTCAGGTGATAGAGCATATAGATGATGTCCTGGCTCTTCTAAATCTG gctTGTATGATGATCATAACTTTCTTGCCATACACA ttttccttAATGGCCTCCTTCCCAGAGGTACCTTTTGGCATTTTCCTGTTCAGTGTCTGTGCTGTTGTCATTGGCCTTATACAG GCTGTGATAGTAGCATATGGATTCTATCACCCACACTTACTGAATCAACAGATACAGGTGtctgaaaatcagaatttctatAAACGTCATATCTTAAAAATTATCCTAAGAGGACCAGCTTTATGCTTTTTAGCagccatcttttcttttttctttattcctttg TCTTATGTACTTCTTGGGCTCGTAATCATTTTTCCACATCTCACTCGATTTGTTACATGGTGTAAAACCAAGATTGTTG GtcagagagatgaagaggaggaacACCATAGCTTAGAAACCTTTACTTTTTACCTCAGTGAGCCTCTGAGTAAGGAACGGGTAGAAGCATTCAGTGATGGAGTCTATGCTATTGTAGCAACCCTGCTCATTTTGGATATATG TGAAGACAATGTCCCTGATCCCAGAGAAGTTGAGGAGAAGTTCCATGGCAGCCTTCTTGAAGCTTTAAGTGAATATGGGCCAAATTACCTTGCCTACTTTGGCTCATTTGTAACAATTGGTCTCTTGTGGTTTGTCCATCACTCACTTTTCCTTTATGTAACAAAAGCTACACGATTAATGGGACTGCTTAACATACTTTCATTGGCTTTCATTGGTGGGCTTCCACTAGCTTACCAGCTGACCAGTGAATTTGCAGAGAAGTCTCACAATGAAATAGAAGCCATTCAGATCAGCTGTGTTATCACTTTCTTTGCCAGCATATTCCAGTTTGCAATATGGACTACAGCCCTCCTCCATGAAAGGGAAACTTTGCAGCCTTTTGCTGGATATGGTGGCAAGGAGCATGCCTTCATGTTTGCCAAGTTGGCTCTCTACCCTTGTGTAAGCCTTGGGGCCTTCTTTCTAACATGCTTGTTAAGTGAATTTAGCACAGCAATTTTCCATGTTATGCAGATTGTAATCCCATTTGCTTTTCTTGCCTTGCGCATTTTTGTTAGAATTTCTTCAACTGTCATAAAGTCCGTGATGTCTCTCTCCAGATGGAAGGTTGTATTGTTAGAAGAAGAGGAGGCATGTTTGTCTCCTACTGAAACACTGTCCTAA